A single region of the Salipaludibacillus sp. LMS25 genome encodes:
- a CDS encoding carboxypeptidase M32: MPTTLTLEEEFMNYVKKMGHYKEAASLIAWDLRTGAPKKGVAQRSEVLGSLSSEFFNMSVSEEMQHFLTELRKEKIWESLHDLTKKTAKECEKQLIKFKNIPPEEYKAYVILTSQAESAWEKAKKEADFEGFKPYLEKIVAYNRKYTEWKGYEGNKYNALLDDYEPGLTVDVIDDVFGKLKEALVPLLKEVMDAPHQPETGFLFNFFPEENQAALSRHILEKMGYDFEAGRLDKTVHPFAIGLNPYDVRVTTKYDEHDFRTAVFGTIHEGGHALYEQNIAEELINTPLCTGTSMGIHESQSLFWENFVGRHYAFWEHNFDTLKTFSDGQFDKVRLEDFYRGINVARPSLIRIEADEMSYSLHIILRYELEKALINGELEVSDLPKAWNNKMKELLGIEPAHDGEGVLQDVHWPGGMFGYFPSYALGYIYAAQLKNAMIKDIPNFDKLLHQGDLSPIKAWLTTHIHQFGKSKEPLELLYEATGEKLNPDHLITYLQEKYRSVYHR; encoded by the coding sequence ATGCCAACCACATTAACGTTAGAAGAAGAATTTATGAATTACGTCAAGAAGATGGGGCACTACAAAGAGGCTGCTAGTCTCATCGCTTGGGATTTGAGAACTGGAGCGCCGAAAAAAGGGGTGGCGCAACGCTCTGAAGTTCTAGGTTCACTTTCGTCAGAGTTCTTTAACATGTCAGTATCAGAAGAGATGCAACATTTTTTAACTGAACTTCGTAAAGAAAAGATATGGGAAAGTCTTCATGATTTAACAAAAAAGACGGCTAAAGAATGTGAAAAGCAGCTAATTAAATTTAAAAACATCCCTCCAGAAGAGTATAAAGCGTATGTTATTTTAACGTCACAAGCAGAGTCTGCGTGGGAGAAGGCTAAGAAAGAGGCTGATTTTGAGGGGTTTAAACCTTACTTAGAAAAAATAGTAGCGTACAATCGCAAGTATACGGAGTGGAAAGGCTATGAAGGGAATAAATATAATGCGCTGTTAGACGATTACGAGCCGGGCTTAACAGTGGACGTTATTGATGATGTTTTTGGCAAATTGAAAGAGGCACTCGTCCCCCTTTTAAAAGAGGTAATGGATGCACCTCATCAACCAGAGACAGGGTTCCTCTTTAACTTTTTTCCAGAAGAAAATCAAGCAGCACTCAGTCGCCACATTTTAGAGAAAATGGGTTATGATTTTGAAGCTGGAAGGTTAGATAAAACGGTTCATCCTTTTGCAATCGGTTTAAATCCATATGATGTGCGAGTGACGACAAAATATGATGAGCATGACTTTCGAACAGCTGTTTTCGGTACGATTCATGAAGGTGGTCATGCCCTTTATGAACAGAATATTGCTGAGGAATTGATCAATACACCCTTATGCACTGGGACTTCCATGGGTATCCACGAATCTCAATCTTTATTTTGGGAGAATTTTGTAGGTCGTCATTATGCCTTTTGGGAACATAACTTTGACACCTTAAAAACTTTTTCTGATGGTCAATTTGATAAGGTCCGTTTAGAAGATTTTTACCGAGGGATAAATGTTGCTAGACCTTCCCTTATTCGAATTGAAGCAGATGAAATGAGTTATTCATTGCATATTATTTTACGTTACGAGCTTGAGAAAGCGTTAATTAATGGGGAATTAGAAGTATCCGATCTTCCGAAAGCATGGAATAACAAAATGAAAGAGTTACTTGGTATTGAACCGGCCCATGATGGTGAAGGTGTACTTCAAGATGTTCATTGGCCTGGGGGAATGTTCGGTTATTTCCCATCCTATGCTCTTGGTTATATTTATGCCGCGCAATTAAAAAACGCTATGATTAAAGATATACCTAATTTCGACAAGTTGCTTCACCAAGGTGATTTAAGTCCAATCAAGGCGTGGTTAACCACTCATATTCACCAATTTGGCAAAAGTAAGGAGCCGCTAGAACTTTTGTATGAAGCTACGGGTGAAAAATTGAACCCCGATCACCTCATTACCTATTTGCAGGAAAAGTATCGGAGTGTGTATCACAGATAA
- a CDS encoding iron-sulfur cluster biosynthesis family protein has translation MTFTITEQAASFYKKELNLNKGDSISFYVRVGGVGSGGFSAGLYKGKPDIDYTSVEKQDITFCIHKDDMWYFDGMTIDYHDDYNEVTFENSRIGSVINPQ, from the coding sequence ATGACTTTTACAATAACTGAACAAGCTGCGTCTTTTTACAAAAAAGAATTGAATCTCAATAAAGGAGACTCAATCTCCTTTTATGTCCGAGTTGGGGGCGTTGGATCAGGCGGTTTCTCTGCTGGGCTGTATAAAGGTAAACCAGACATTGACTATACGAGTGTGGAAAAACAGGACATTACCTTCTGTATTCATAAGGATGATATGTGGTATTTCGATGGGATGACGATTGATTATCATGACGATTATAATGAAGTGACGTTTGAAAACAGCCGAATAGGCAGTGTCATAAATCCACAATAA